The following DNA comes from Streptomyces sp. Ag109_O5-10.
CCGGTCCCGGTGCCGGCCGACACCGACTACACGATGATCCTGGAGCGGCACGGCATCGGGCTCGCCCACGACCGGCTCCGCGCCGACCGGCCGCTCACGGTGCCGGACGTCGTCGCCTACCTGGCCCACAGCCGGGTCACCGAGCAGCGCGCCTCCGAGCAGATGAAGCTGCTGCGCCGGTACTTCGCCGACCACCCGGACGTGGGCCGCGCGGTGCGCATGATCTCCGCCGACGAGGACAACCACCTCGCCTACTGCCACGAGGAGCTGCTCCGGTTCGCCGCCGCCGGGCACGGCCGCACCATCCAGCGCACGCTCCGCGCGTGCGCCCTCGCCGAGATCCGCGTCCACCGGAACGTCAGCCTCGCCGTCATGACCCACATGGGCCGCATCCTCGGCTGGCCCAGGGCCAGGTCCGCGCTCCTGGCGTCCGGAATCCACGCCGTCTACGCCTACGAACGCGCCGCCGGCTGGCGCCGCATGGTCTCCCTGCGGATGCCGGAGCACAGGAACGCCCTGGGCGGCCCCGCGACGCCCGCCCCCGAGTTCGCCTGAGCCCGCGGGCCGCGCGCCTCCCTCACATCCACCCGCGGCGCTTGAACAGCCGGTACAGCGACAGCTCCAGCACGACCATGAGCATGATCACCGCCGGGTACCCCCAGAACCAGTGCAACTCGGGCATGTGATCGAAGTTCATGCCGTAGATTCCCGCGATCAGCGTCGGTACCGCGGCCATGGCCGCCCACGCGGAGATCTTCCGCATGTCGTCGTTCTGCCGCACGCTCATCTGCGCGAGATGGGAGCTGAGGACGTCCGACACCAGCCGGTCCAGGCCCTCCACGCTCTCGTTCACCCGCGTCAGGTGGTCGTTGACGTCCCGGAAGAACGGCCGGGCCTCCGCGGGCACGAAGGGCACCGTCACGCCGCTGCCGTACTGGCCCACCCCCGCCAGCTTGGTCATGGGCAGCGCCAGCGGCACGGTCGCCCGGCGGAACTCCAGGATCTGCCGCTTGAAGGTGTAGATCCGCGACGCGGTGTGCCGGGAGCCGCCGCCGGTCGGCGAGAACACCTCGGCCTCCAGCTCCTCCAGGTCGGTCTGCAACTCGGTCGCGACCTCCAGGTAGTGGTCCACGATCGCGTCGGAGATCGAGTACAGCACCCCTGTCGGCCCGTGCTTCAGCATCTCGTGCTGCTCCTCCAGGTGCCGCCGGATGTCGCCGAGCGGCGACGGCGTCCCGTGGCGCACGGTGACCACGAAGGAGTCCCCGATGAAGATCATCAGCTCGCCGGAGGTCACCGTGTCGCTCTTCGGCTCGTACGTCACCGGCTTCAGGACGACGAACAGCGAGTCGTCGTACACCTCGAGCTTCGGCCGCTGGTGCGCGCTCAGGGCGTCCTCCACGGCCAGCGGATGCAGCCCGAACTCGTCGGTGACCAGGTCGAACTCGCGCTCCGTCGGCTCGTACAGACCGATCCACAGAAAGCTGTCGCCACGCGCGCGTGCCTCCGCGAGCGCATCGGAGAAGTCCTGCGGTGTCTCCGTCCGCTCCCCGTCCCGGTAGATGGCGCAGTCGACGATCACGGAGCGTATTCTCTCGTCGCCCGCCCGCCTGCGCACTTCGGGGTGCGCCTACCCTGGGCCGCATGCCCACGCTGATCCTCGTA
Coding sequences within:
- a CDS encoding ferritin-like domain-containing protein, whose amino-acid sequence is MLSARSLFQEILDNDESFRLFCSIAASGESQGGWENARIAALVPRSERALAPKIARHGADEDKHGRIFHALLRKRGLAPVPVPADTDYTMILERHGIGLAHDRLRADRPLTVPDVVAYLAHSRVTEQRASEQMKLLRRYFADHPDVGRAVRMISADEDNHLAYCHEELLRFAAAGHGRTIQRTLRACALAEIRVHRNVSLAVMTHMGRILGWPRARSALLASGIHAVYAYERAAGWRRMVSLRMPEHRNALGGPATPAPEFA
- the corA gene encoding magnesium/cobalt transporter CorA, giving the protein MIVDCAIYRDGERTETPQDFSDALAEARARGDSFLWIGLYEPTEREFDLVTDEFGLHPLAVEDALSAHQRPKLEVYDDSLFVVLKPVTYEPKSDTVTSGELMIFIGDSFVVTVRHGTPSPLGDIRRHLEEQHEMLKHGPTGVLYSISDAIVDHYLEVATELQTDLEELEAEVFSPTGGGSRHTASRIYTFKRQILEFRRATVPLALPMTKLAGVGQYGSGVTVPFVPAEARPFFRDVNDHLTRVNESVEGLDRLVSDVLSSHLAQMSVRQNDDMRKISAWAAMAAVPTLIAGIYGMNFDHMPELHWFWGYPAVIMLMVVLELSLYRLFKRRGWM